A stretch of Elgaria multicarinata webbii isolate HBS135686 ecotype San Diego chromosome 5, rElgMul1.1.pri, whole genome shotgun sequence DNA encodes these proteins:
- the CD2 gene encoding T-cell surface antigen CD2, with the protein MQPLKMNLGSVFLIKFLVIFSFCLKGAVSQKEKLHGLLGDSVLLPAPKFKDSPLRIRWTMGTTKVLKHAQWNGTKMSKQGPERYDILSNGSLKIDKLMLNDSGDYNVVGYNKDRAPLFSSTYITLEIVDPLFLPRLNGNCSQSTVICVKKSNDRNPPNFKMFRNTEKIKKIEGPYDENGEWKVTFKAPQKTFSGKFKCEVEKHHAEKEIHCSGQGYLELDMYVYLIIGGGAVFLIIFLILIFYCIRKKRAERREREDQRRELQLRNVDEELKYRKLPQPPAHGVPNHPNHPNQQHQALPPPPPHERQPQCGPPQPRPRPHKKSPRHMKEGP; encoded by the exons GTGCTGTGTCTCAGAAGGAAAAGCTCCATGGTCTTTTGGGTGATTCTGttctcctgcctgctcccaaatTCAAGGACTCACCACTTCGCATACGGTGGACGATGGGTACAACAAAGGTCCTCAAACATGCACAGTGGAATGGTACCAAAATGTCAAAGCAAGGACCTGAGAGATACGACATCTTATCCAATGGAAGCCTGAAAATAGATAAATTGATGCTGAATGATTCTGGAGATTACAATGTGGTTGGATATAATAAAGACAGAGCTCCGTTATTTAGTTCAACATATATTACTTTGGAAATTGTTG ACCCCTTGTTTCTGCCACGACTCAATGGGAATTGCTCCCAAAGCACAGTGATCTGTGTCAAGAAATCCAATGACAGAAACCCCCCCAATTTTAAGATGTTTCGAAATactgaaaagattaaaaaaattgaaggaCCATACGATGAAAATGGGGAATGGAAGGTGACATTCAAGGCGCCTCAAAAAACCTTTTCTGGGAAATTCAAATGCGAGGTTGAGAAGCATCATGCTGAGAAAGAAATCCACTGTTCAGGACAAG GCTATCTTGAATTAGATATGTATGTATACCTGATCATTGGTGGAGGTGCAGTCTTCCTCATCATCTTTTTGATTCTGATTTTTTACTGCATCAGAAAGAAGAGAGCAGAAAGACGTGAAAGGGAAG ATCAGAGGAGAGAGCTGCAGCTCCGGAATGTAGATGAAGAGTTGAAATACCGCAAACTTCCTCAGCCTCCGGCTCACGGTGTCCCAAACCATCCAAACCATCCAAACCAACAACATCaggcactaccaccaccaccacctcatgaACGGCAGCCACAGTGTGGACCTCCTCAGCCCAGACCCCGTCCTCATAAAAAATCACCCCGACACATGAAAGAAGGACCATAA